A window of Leptolyngbyaceae cyanobacterium contains these coding sequences:
- a CDS encoding Hsp20/alpha crystallin family protein, producing MAIIRWNPYSEIESIRRQFDKMFDDATAFSPSFNNVWKPAVELQDNGDNLTLKAELPGIEGKELDISVTRNAVVIRGEKHYENQTENKGFFHSEFRYGKFERAIGLPVEVQNDKVEANFANGILTLTLPKKETAKNRVVKLNLGGSETTPTGETAQTEAK from the coding sequence ATGGCTATTATTAGATGGAATCCTTACAGCGAAATCGAAAGCATCCGTCGTCAATTCGATAAAATGTTTGATGATGCAACGGCATTTTCTCCATCGTTTAATAATGTTTGGAAGCCAGCAGTTGAGCTACAAGATAATGGTGACAATTTGACATTAAAAGCTGAACTTCCTGGAATTGAAGGTAAGGAGTTAGATATCAGCGTAACTCGCAATGCTGTAGTCATTCGCGGTGAGAAACATTACGAAAATCAAACCGAAAATAAAGGTTTCTTCCATTCCGAGTTCCGTTACGGCAAGTTTGAAAGAGCGATCGGGTTGCCCGTAGAAGTTCAGAACGATAAGGTAGAAGCCAATTTTGCTAACGGTATTCTAACTCTCACTCTGCCAAAGAAGGAAACAGCAAAAAATCGCGTAGTCAAGCTTAATTTAGGTGGCTCTGAAACTACTCCTACTGGAGAAACAGCACAAACTGAAGCTAAGTAA
- a CDS encoding NfeD family protein codes for MSLSSSIIWLPKGTIGKVSTASVLFGLSPTLFWLALGVVLCSVELLLPTAFIAFVMGLSALLVAAIATVLPYPQLQVLIWLALSTAAIFLSRRFLPKGKARSIEGATQAQTMGEILPGQTGRVLYEGNSWRARCADDKIRLIPNQKVYVVGREGTTLIVMPEQLLDS; via the coding sequence ATGTCATTAAGTTCTTCGATAATCTGGTTGCCAAAAGGGACGATCGGTAAAGTTTCTACCGCATCCGTTCTGTTTGGATTGAGTCCCACCCTATTTTGGTTAGCTCTGGGGGTAGTGCTTTGTTCGGTAGAACTACTTCTGCCGACTGCTTTTATCGCATTCGTGATGGGATTGAGCGCCCTGTTGGTAGCTGCGATTGCCACGGTATTACCTTACCCTCAATTACAAGTGTTGATTTGGCTGGCACTTTCCACCGCTGCCATTTTTCTCTCCCGTCGTTTCTTACCCAAGGGAAAAGCGCGATCGATCGAGGGTGCTACCCAAGCGCAAACGATGGGCGAAATTTTACCTGGGCAGACAGGACGGGTACTCTACGAAGGTAACTCTTGGCGGGCGCGTTGTGCAGATGACAAAATTCGCTTAATTCCTAACCAAAAAGTTTACGTGGTAGGACGAGAAGGCACTACTTTAATCGTGATGCCAGAACAGCTTTTAGATTCATAA
- a CDS encoding protein phosphatase 2C domain-containing protein — protein sequence MSSSEPPINRYLWVADPIVVPFPAGELIQGRYQVVAPQIWLDTQPELPSYVPQELPDQILPYLHLFPFRLHIPEVYGLAVLDNESDTETPEVILLENVPIDKDGNLYPSMLEAWSQAKPVRWVYWLWQILQLWTPLLEMGVASSLLIAENLRVQGWRVWLLELYQDASELQKEPSLQELGECWLDWISASGEHPAIARLQEICQQMVRGVELQAIATQLNQLLLEQAARLPLRLQVAGETDTGPKRQSNEDTCYPTAADMYDRYEEPNDLLIPHLSLVCDGIGGHEGGEVASSLALQTLKLQLRALLVEVAEQNDIVPPELIVEQLTAIIRVVNNMISTQNDAQGREMRQRMGTTLVMGLQLPQKIKTPDGEVLGNAHELYIASVGDSRVYWITEEYCLNLTVDDDVASREVRMGRSLYREALRRVDGGALTQALGTRDAELLRPSVQRLIIEEDGLLLLCSDGLSDRGVVESTWQDFAKPVLKGRLPLESAVRSWVEVANQRNGHDNTSIVLTCCLLSPEPPMLFDPKKAEMEEETRPFDTNPVELEMTAASRALLYDRPPEYEEESVEENERSSSRLPLILGMLTALALVSLAGYGVWRSRTPENTSPPPTSIESPN from the coding sequence ATGAGCAGTTCCGAGCCACCAATTAATCGCTATCTTTGGGTAGCTGACCCCATAGTAGTACCGTTCCCCGCTGGAGAATTAATCCAGGGCAGATATCAGGTTGTTGCACCGCAAATTTGGCTGGATACGCAACCGGAACTGCCGTCCTACGTTCCCCAAGAGTTACCCGACCAAATTCTTCCTTATCTGCACTTGTTCCCTTTCCGTCTCCATATTCCCGAAGTTTATGGTTTGGCTGTTTTAGATAACGAGTCAGACACGGAGACTCCTGAGGTAATCCTGCTAGAAAACGTGCCAATAGATAAAGATGGCAACCTTTATCCTTCTATGCTAGAAGCTTGGAGCCAAGCCAAGCCGGTGCGATGGGTATATTGGTTGTGGCAAATTCTCCAATTGTGGACGCCTTTGTTAGAAATGGGAGTGGCATCCAGCTTGTTGATCGCAGAGAACTTGCGAGTTCAAGGATGGCGGGTGTGGCTGTTGGAACTGTACCAAGATGCCTCGGAATTGCAGAAAGAGCCTTCTCTACAGGAATTGGGCGAGTGTTGGCTGGATTGGATTTCAGCTAGTGGAGAACATCCCGCGATCGCGCGCTTGCAAGAAATTTGTCAGCAAATGGTGCGTGGGGTGGAATTGCAGGCGATCGCGACTCAACTCAACCAGCTATTGTTAGAACAGGCGGCTCGACTCCCCTTACGCTTGCAAGTGGCTGGGGAAACCGATACCGGGCCAAAACGCCAAAGCAATGAAGATACTTGTTATCCGACGGCGGCGGATATGTACGATCGCTATGAGGAACCTAACGATCTGCTAATTCCTCATTTAAGTTTGGTTTGCGATGGAATAGGCGGTCATGAAGGGGGCGAAGTAGCTAGCTCATTGGCTTTGCAAACTCTTAAGCTTCAGCTAAGGGCGTTGCTGGTAGAAGTAGCCGAACAAAATGATATCGTTCCTCCCGAACTGATCGTCGAACAACTGACCGCAATTATTCGGGTGGTCAATAACATGATTTCTACCCAGAATGATGCTCAAGGGCGAGAAATGCGCCAAAGAATGGGGACGACTTTGGTGATGGGACTCCAGTTACCCCAAAAGATTAAAACGCCTGATGGGGAGGTGTTGGGAAATGCCCACGAACTCTACATTGCTAGCGTGGGTGATAGCCGGGTTTACTGGATTACAGAGGAATACTGCTTGAATTTGACTGTAGATGACGATGTAGCTAGCCGGGAAGTGCGAATGGGACGCAGCCTTTATCGCGAGGCGCTGCGGCGCGTTGATGGGGGTGCGCTGACTCAAGCGTTGGGAACGCGGGATGCGGAATTGCTTCGTCCTTCGGTGCAGCGATTGATTATTGAAGAGGATGGATTGCTGCTGTTATGTTCTGATGGTTTGAGCGATCGCGGCGTGGTAGAAAGTACTTGGCAGGATTTTGCCAAACCCGTTCTCAAAGGTAGGCTTCCCTTGGAATCGGCAGTTCGATCTTGGGTAGAAGTGGCGAATCAGAGAAATGGCCATGATAATACTTCGATCGTACTCACCTGCTGTCTGCTTTCTCCAGAACCGCCGATGCTGTTCGATCCCAAAAAAGCGGAGATGGAGGAAGAAACCAGACCTTTCGATACTAATCCGGTGGAGTTGGAAATGACCGCAGCTTCGAGAGCTTTGTTATACGATCGACCACCAGAATATGAGGAAGAATCGGTTGAGGAGAACGAGCGATCGAGTTCTAGGTTGCCGCTCATACTGGGAATGTTGACTGCATTAGCGCTCGTCAGTCTAGCTGGATACGGTGTTTGGCGATCGCGCACGCCCGAAAATACCTCCCCACCACCAACATCGATCGAATCCCCCAATTAG
- a CDS encoding stomatin-like protein has protein sequence MGDLFSLLVTIFVVLGVPGLTGIRIIKQGEEALVETLGRYNGKKLTPGLNYVVPVYQRIAYQQTIRERVLDIPPQQCITRDNVSITVDAVVYWRILDLEKAYYKVENLQAAMVNLVLTQIRAEMGKLELDQTFTARSEINEILLRELDESTDPWGVKVTRVELRDIVPSRAVQESMELQMSAERKKRAAILTSEGERESAVNSARGKAEAQVLEAEARQKAAILEAEAQQKAIVLRAQAERQQQVLQAQATAEALQIIAKILQTDAHAREALQFLLAQHYLDMGQKIGSSDSSKVMFMDPRSIPATLEGMRSIVGDIGQSNNQ, from the coding sequence ATGGGAGATTTATTTAGTTTACTAGTAACCATTTTTGTAGTGTTAGGCGTACCCGGATTGACGGGGATCAGGATTATCAAACAAGGAGAAGAAGCTTTAGTAGAAACTTTGGGTAGATATAACGGTAAAAAGCTCACTCCCGGTCTCAACTATGTTGTTCCCGTTTATCAAAGAATCGCTTACCAACAAACGATTCGGGAAAGGGTTTTAGATATTCCTCCCCAACAATGTATCACTCGCGATAACGTTTCGATTACGGTTGACGCGGTAGTTTACTGGCGCATTCTCGATCTGGAGAAAGCATACTATAAAGTGGAAAATCTCCAGGCAGCTATGGTGAATTTGGTACTGACTCAAATTCGCGCTGAAATGGGTAAATTGGAGTTGGATCAAACTTTTACTGCCCGTTCGGAAATTAATGAAATTCTGTTGCGAGAACTAGATGAATCTACCGATCCTTGGGGAGTTAAGGTAACGCGGGTGGAATTGCGCGATATCGTTCCTTCCAGAGCAGTCCAAGAGTCGATGGAATTGCAAATGTCTGCGGAACGGAAAAAACGGGCGGCAATTCTGACTTCGGAAGGGGAAAGGGAATCGGCGGTTAACTCTGCGCGAGGTAAGGCGGAAGCACAAGTATTAGAAGCAGAAGCACGCCAAAAAGCGGCGATTCTGGAAGCAGAAGCTCAACAAAAGGCGATCGTACTCCGCGCCCAAGCAGAACGCCAACAGCAAGTTCTTCAAGCTCAAGCCACTGCTGAAGCGCTGCAAATCATTGCCAAAATTCTCCAAACAGACGCCCACGCCCGCGAAGCTCTCCAATTCTTACTGGCGCAACATTATCTGGATATGGGTCAAAAAATCGGCAGCAGCGATAGCAGCAAGGTGATGTTTATGGACCCCCGCAGCATCCCCGCTACTCTGGAGGGAATGCGATCGATCGTGGGAGATATCGGTCAAAGTAATAATCAATAG
- a CDS encoding ferredoxin-thioredoxin reductase variable chain, translating into MKVGDRVRVKESVVVYHHPEHRGQPFDIKGLEGDVVAIISEWQGRPVSANLPIQVKFDKKFKGHFRENELEAI; encoded by the coding sequence ATGAAAGTTGGCGATCGAGTACGGGTCAAAGAGTCTGTAGTTGTTTACCATCATCCCGAACATCGCGGTCAACCCTTTGATATCAAGGGTTTAGAAGGAGATGTCGTGGCGATTATTAGTGAGTGGCAAGGTAGACCTGTCAGCGCTAACCTTCCCATACAGGTCAAATTTGACAAAAAATTCAAAGGCCACTTCCGGGAAAATGAGCTAGAAGCGATTTGA
- a CDS encoding Fur family transcriptional regulator, which produces MKGQHTRSQRRILNLLMQQHQAISAQNIYLELRKQNQGIGLATVYRALEALKLEGAVQVRMLPNGESLYSSVHEDKHHLTCLECGKSISLDKCPVQELETQLHQSHEFKIFYHTLEFFGLCNQCQTAEQE; this is translated from the coding sequence ATGAAAGGACAACACACTCGCAGTCAGAGACGCATTTTAAATTTGTTAATGCAGCAACACCAAGCTATTTCGGCACAAAATATCTATCTGGAACTGCGTAAACAAAACCAAGGCATCGGTTTAGCAACAGTTTACCGTGCCTTAGAAGCTTTAAAACTCGAAGGCGCAGTTCAAGTGCGAATGTTACCCAACGGGGAATCTCTTTATAGTTCGGTACACGAAGACAAACACCACCTAACTTGTTTAGAGTGTGGCAAATCTATTTCCTTGGACAAATGTCCAGTCCAAGAATTAGAAACGCAATTGCACCAATCACACGAGTTCAAAATTTTCTATCATACCCTGGAATTTTTTGGACTTTGTAACCAATGTCAAACAGCAGAACAAGAATAA